In the Candidatus Cloacimonas acidaminovorans str. Evry genome, one interval contains:
- the mreD gene encoding rod shape-determining protein MreD: MVWKGIWSFILGLFFLYLQILVMPALAIWNVIPNILLPWLIYTVWTRPRDLALIVVFIIGLMFDSVNPMTFGLYAFVFCLLALAINEFRKPFEMESFVAKMLTIGIVNLLFSIIQLLVFGVTFSFASPLLTKSLLGFGYNVLLSLIVFWGLQLLSKVRLNISND; encoded by the coding sequence ATGGTTTGGAAAGGAATTTGGAGTTTTATTCTGGGTTTGTTCTTTTTGTATCTCCAAATTCTGGTGATGCCTGCTTTAGCTATCTGGAATGTTATTCCTAATATTCTTTTACCTTGGTTGATTTATACGGTTTGGACTCGTCCGCGAGACCTTGCTTTGATTGTGGTTTTTATTATTGGACTGATGTTTGATTCGGTAAATCCGATGACTTTTGGCTTGTATGCCTTTGTATTTTGTCTGTTGGCTTTAGCCATCAATGAATTTCGCAAGCCCTTTGAGATGGAAAGTTTTGTAGCCAAGATGCTCACTATTGGAATTGTCAATCTGCTTTTCTCTATTATTCAATTGCTTGTTTTCGGGGTAACTTTCAGTTTTGCCAGTCCGCTTTTAACAAAATCACTGCTTGGTTTTGGCTATAATGTTTTGTTATCTTTAATTGTTTTTTGGGGTTTGCAGCTTTTAAGCAAAGTCCGTTTAAACATCAGCAATGATTAA
- a CDS encoding DUF192 domain-containing protein: protein MPKRILIILGLIGICFLFSCKKTASPTPEPTPKYEFRQDGTLEIISPEGITKATFAIEIAEKEEELMRGLKYRETMAENQAMLFIFEFPDIYDFWMQDTYLPLDILFIASDGTINYIYEKAIPFSENRITPSSLHKYVLEVNTGTVKKFNIKTGDKIKWKRQS, encoded by the coding sequence ATGCCCAAGCGAATTCTTATAATTTTAGGGCTGATCGGGATTTGTTTTCTGTTCAGCTGTAAAAAAACTGCATCACCAACTCCTGAGCCAACACCCAAATATGAATTTCGGCAGGATGGAACTCTGGAAATAATTTCTCCCGAAGGAATTACAAAAGCCACTTTTGCCATAGAAATTGCCGAAAAAGAAGAAGAACTGATGCGGGGCTTAAAATATCGTGAAACAATGGCTGAAAATCAAGCTATGCTGTTTATTTTTGAATTTCCTGATATCTATGATTTTTGGATGCAGGATACTTATCTGCCTTTAGATATCCTGTTTATAGCTTCCGATGGCACTATCAATTATATCTATGAAAAGGCAATTCCTTTCAGTGAAAATAGAATCACACCCAGTTCTCTGCATAAGTATGTTTTGGAAGTGAACACCGGAACAGTGAAGAAATTTAATATTAAAACCGGAGATAAAATAAAGTGGAAAAGACAATCCTAA
- a CDS encoding divergent polysaccharide deacetylase family protein, with translation MEKTILIIYLLLGLLLFSCTKKTDTEIPEDKVEPEQMEKTEEKTESKSVSTPDMTAIESYKYTWSNNTDAMPPVVIIIDDFGQNAGQLLDDFSALPKEIAFSILPDLPYTQTVARLAEKTNHETLIHIPMQALDHQANPGKRYIRTGMDKYAISDLLQDFYAQIPNAIAANNHMGSEVTSDLATMNIILEELDNLGLYFLDSATTNKSAAFTAGKNLGLKIAKRDIFLDVPDNSDATIINKIEGLAKYKGRNEPVVIITHCHNRDKLNALQKFLKQIDNMGIELISVSQLFRKLGYPA, from the coding sequence GTGGAAAAGACAATCCTAATCATATATTTGCTCTTGGGCTTACTTTTGTTCAGTTGCACAAAAAAAACGGATACAGAAATTCCGGAAGATAAAGTTGAACCTGAACAGATGGAAAAAACAGAAGAAAAAACAGAGAGCAAATCCGTTTCCACCCCGGATATGACAGCTATAGAGTCCTATAAATATACCTGGTCTAATAATACAGATGCTATGCCTCCAGTTGTCATTATTATTGATGATTTTGGCCAAAACGCAGGTCAGTTATTGGATGATTTTTCAGCTCTCCCGAAAGAAATTGCCTTTTCTATTCTTCCGGATTTGCCTTATACGCAAACAGTTGCTCGTTTAGCAGAGAAAACAAATCACGAAACATTGATTCATATTCCAATGCAGGCACTTGATCATCAAGCTAATCCTGGGAAAAGATATATCCGGACAGGGATGGATAAATATGCTATTTCCGATTTATTACAGGATTTTTATGCTCAAATTCCTAATGCTATTGCCGCCAATAATCATATGGGCAGTGAGGTTACTTCCGATCTTGCTACAATGAATATTATTTTGGAAGAACTGGATAATCTTGGTTTATATTTTCTGGATAGCGCTACAACCAATAAAAGCGCAGCTTTTACCGCTGGCAAGAACCTGGGATTGAAAATTGCCAAAAGAGATATCTTTCTGGATGTTCCGGATAATAGTGATGCTACAATTATCAATAAAATTGAGGGCTTAGCAAAATACAAGGGTAGAAATGAGCCGGTTGTAATTATTACCCATTGCCATAATCGCGATAAACTAAACGCTTTACAAAAATTCCTGAAACAGATAGATAATATGGGAATTGAACTGATAAGCGTTTCCCAACTTTTCCGCAAACTTGGATATCCTGCCTAA
- the mreB gene encoding rod shape-determining protein translates to MSVFDFFGMMANDIAIDLGTANTLVYKKNGGIVINEPSVVAVSTDNKKIIAIGNPAKLMLGKNPDEVRVIKPLKDGVIADFQVTELMLRNLILRAQKKRLLVRPRVIVCVPSGITEVEKRAVRDSALHAGSREVHLIAEPIAAAIGADLPIDMACGNMIMDIGGGTSEIAVISLSHIVVQNSIRVGGDKIDTDIINYLRKKSNLYVGVQTAEKIKTTIGSANPLKQELTMDVRGRDIVSGYPVTIKITSEEIREAISETVATIIDAIKRLFERTAPELSADIAERGIFLTGGGALLKGLDEKIRKTVDLPVHVVPDALECVVKGAGKVLDDIDRYRQVLIKRIED, encoded by the coding sequence ATGTCCGTATTTGATTTTTTTGGAATGATGGCTAATGACATTGCAATTGATTTGGGAACAGCCAATACTTTGGTCTATAAAAAAAATGGTGGAATTGTGATCAATGAACCCTCGGTAGTTGCTGTTTCAACTGACAACAAAAAGATTATTGCTATAGGCAATCCGGCAAAACTTATGTTGGGTAAAAATCCGGATGAGGTGAGAGTTATCAAACCTTTGAAAGATGGTGTAATTGCCGATTTTCAAGTGACAGAACTGATGTTACGCAATCTTATTTTAAGGGCACAAAAGAAACGCCTTTTAGTCCGTCCCCGAGTAATTGTTTGTGTTCCTTCAGGAATAACGGAAGTAGAAAAAAGAGCTGTGCGCGATAGTGCTTTGCATGCTGGTTCGCGTGAAGTTCATTTAATTGCAGAACCCATTGCTGCAGCTATTGGTGCTGACTTACCTATAGATATGGCTTGCGGAAATATGATTATGGATATTGGAGGTGGCACAAGTGAAATTGCCGTTATTTCCTTATCGCATATAGTTGTTCAAAATTCTATCCGGGTAGGCGGAGATAAAATAGATACCGATATCATAAACTATCTTCGGAAAAAAAGTAATCTTTATGTAGGTGTGCAGACCGCAGAAAAAATCAAGACCACAATTGGCAGTGCCAATCCTTTGAAACAGGAATTAACAATGGATGTGCGCGGAAGAGATATTGTATCCGGTTACCCCGTAACGATTAAGATAACTTCTGAAGAAATTCGGGAAGCAATCTCTGAAACAGTAGCTACAATTATTGATGCCATAAAACGCCTCTTTGAAAGAACTGCTCCCGAGCTTTCTGCCGATATTGCTGAACGGGGAATATTTTTAACCGGTGGAGGTGCTCTGTTAAAAGGACTGGATGAAAAGATACGCAAGACAGTTGATTTACCTGTCCATGTTGTTCCTGATGCATTAGAATGCGTTGTTAAAGGTGCTGGAAAGGTTTTGGATGATATAGACCGTTACCGTCAAGTGCTTATTAAAAGAATTGAGGATTGA
- a CDS encoding M14 family zinc carboxypeptidase: MKRVLFTLCLLILATAVLAYPLRIQSWNLQEDIKKLNELRVSIDYVNLQTGIIHIEVRNDAERDKIHSAGMLTELLPNPAEEYFASLAEGIKDGRSYYTLTEYQNFMQQTADQYPNICQLVQFGTSVQNRPLLMLKISDNVTIEENEPELKYFGSIHGDEVVGYDMLIRLIQLLTTQYGIDPRITNMVNNTEIWINPMLNPDGYAAGIRYNANGIDLNRNFPMPTGVQHPDGGPWAAETIAVMDFSNAHDFDLALNFHGGSLVINYPWDYTTTLTPDNDLLIEMALTYSRENLPMYNSTEFLHGIVNGAAWYIVTGSMQDWNYHYTDCIEMTAEISNNKWPPASTLDTYWNENREAMLKYIEFAQNGVKGIVTNSSGTPISATITVAGNSKLEHTDLPIGDYHRLLLPGTYQITASADGYIPQTVNITVPTTGYITQNFTLQPAMLTTFEGQIRTPAGNTLYGASITLKTNPPITVQSDAEGLFSFNVYEGDYQIDISALDNATYTYPVQIRQNDKRNIFIMQNSLFSDNFENGLGNWTATGTWGIVTYNDSNVLTDSPTGNYGNMQNNSITLTNPISLIRVSNPYLSFKCKYVLENSYDFVYVEASANGSNWIILDSFTGTVNSWINQSYSLASFAGGQLYLRFRIKTDWSQTADGIYIDDVYIIGINNNIVLYGDVTSEGIINMQDIAFINQYAIGLDPIPEIDLRPWEAYRITNADVDGNGTIDAFDSYLLCKYIYVPDYSLPVQTGIPEEVPVPVLTASYNNNLNLNFSNIDELKSLTVSVAPNSINQVLHLGIYTNQPFVQAINYETGTYGYAGYEIEQQSISITLEPNPQDFTLYYTVNGVPGSQFVNIGNAADDPNAPETVTYLLSNSPNPFNPETTLSFMLAKNNTPVALNIYNLKGQLVRHLVSCILPSGKHSFVWNGLDDTGKEVSSGVYLYRLSTPDYQQTRKMLLAK; this comes from the coding sequence ATGAAAAGAGTATTATTTACTTTATGCCTGCTAATTTTAGCCACGGCTGTTTTGGCATATCCTTTACGCATTCAGAGCTGGAACTTGCAAGAGGATATTAAAAAGCTTAATGAACTAAGGGTCAGCATTGATTATGTAAACCTGCAAACAGGTATTATTCACATAGAGGTGCGTAATGATGCGGAAAGGGATAAAATTCATAGTGCAGGAATGCTTACAGAGCTTTTACCCAATCCGGCAGAAGAATATTTTGCTTCTTTGGCAGAAGGTATTAAAGATGGTAGAAGTTATTATACCTTAACCGAATACCAGAATTTTATGCAACAGACGGCAGATCAGTATCCCAATATCTGTCAACTGGTTCAATTTGGCACCAGTGTTCAAAACAGACCTTTACTAATGCTGAAAATAAGTGATAATGTAACGATTGAAGAAAACGAACCGGAGCTTAAATATTTCGGCAGTATTCATGGAGATGAAGTTGTCGGCTACGATATGCTTATCCGTTTAATTCAATTACTTACAACTCAATATGGAATTGACCCGCGGATAACCAATATGGTAAATAACACAGAGATTTGGATAAATCCGATGCTCAATCCAGATGGCTATGCAGCAGGAATACGTTATAATGCTAATGGAATTGATTTGAACAGAAATTTTCCTATGCCTACGGGAGTTCAACATCCGGATGGAGGACCCTGGGCTGCTGAAACAATTGCAGTAATGGATTTCAGTAACGCTCACGATTTTGATTTGGCTCTCAATTTTCATGGAGGTTCCCTTGTTATAAACTATCCCTGGGATTACACTACTACTTTAACTCCGGATAATGATTTGCTCATAGAAATGGCTTTAACCTATTCCCGGGAAAATCTGCCAATGTATAACAGCACCGAGTTTTTACACGGAATAGTTAATGGAGCTGCCTGGTATATTGTTACGGGCAGTATGCAGGATTGGAATTATCACTATACGGATTGTATTGAAATGACTGCTGAAATTAGCAATAATAAATGGCCTCCTGCTTCTACACTGGATACTTATTGGAATGAAAACAGAGAAGCAATGTTAAAATACATTGAGTTTGCCCAAAACGGTGTTAAAGGAATTGTAACCAACTCTTCAGGAACTCCAATTTCAGCTACCATTACTGTAGCAGGAAATTCCAAACTGGAACATACAGACCTGCCAATAGGAGATTATCATCGTTTACTGCTGCCAGGAACCTATCAAATAACTGCTTCTGCTGATGGTTATATACCTCAAACAGTAAATATTACAGTTCCCACAACTGGTTATATTACGCAAAACTTTACTTTGCAACCAGCTATGCTAACAACTTTTGAGGGACAGATTCGCACTCCGGCAGGAAATACATTATATGGAGCAAGTATTACTTTAAAAACCAATCCACCAATTACTGTCCAGTCCGATGCTGAAGGATTATTTTCCTTTAATGTGTATGAAGGTGACTATCAAATTGATATTTCTGCCTTGGATAATGCTACATACACTTATCCTGTCCAAATTAGGCAAAATGACAAACGCAATATCTTTATTATGCAGAATTCGCTCTTCTCTGATAACTTTGAAAACGGACTGGGAAACTGGACTGCAACAGGAACTTGGGGAATTGTAACTTACAATGATTCTAATGTATTAACCGATTCTCCAACGGGAAATTATGGTAATATGCAAAACAATAGCATAACTCTTACAAATCCGATATCGCTTATAAGAGTGTCTAATCCTTATTTGTCTTTCAAGTGTAAATATGTGCTGGAGAATAGCTACGATTTTGTATATGTAGAAGCATCTGCTAATGGAAGCAACTGGATTATTTTAGATAGTTTTACGGGAACCGTAAATTCTTGGATAAATCAAAGCTATTCTCTTGCTTCTTTTGCAGGAGGGCAATTATACCTTAGATTCAGAATAAAAACTGATTGGAGTCAAACTGCCGATGGGATTTATATTGATGATGTTTATATTATAGGGATTAATAATAATATTGTCCTTTATGGAGATGTAACTTCAGAGGGTATAATCAATATGCAGGATATTGCCTTTATCAATCAATATGCCATTGGTCTTGATCCTATTCCAGAAATTGATTTAAGACCATGGGAAGCATATCGGATAACGAATGCCGATGTAGATGGCAATGGCACAATTGATGCTTTTGACAGCTATCTGCTCTGTAAATATATTTATGTCCCTGATTATTCTTTACCTGTGCAAACAGGAATTCCGGAAGAAGTGCCTGTTCCTGTTTTAACAGCAAGCTACAATAATAACCTAAACCTGAATTTCAGCAATATAGATGAACTGAAGTCCCTAACTGTTTCTGTAGCACCCAATTCTATCAATCAGGTTCTTCATTTGGGAATTTACACCAACCAGCCATTTGTGCAGGCAATAAATTATGAAACAGGCACTTATGGTTATGCAGGTTATGAAATTGAACAGCAATCAATATCTATAACTTTAGAACCTAATCCCCAGGATTTTACTCTCTATTATACGGTAAACGGAGTGCCAGGTTCGCAATTTGTAAATATCGGTAATGCTGCAGATGATCCTAATGCTCCTGAAACAGTAACTTATCTTTTGTCCAATAGTCCCAATCCTTTCAATCCGGAAACGACTTTGTCCTTTATGCTGGCAAAAAATAATACCCCGGTCGCGTTGAATATTTATAATCTTAAAGGACAGCTTGTGCGTCATTTGGTTTCCTGTATTTTGCCTTCAGGAAAACACAGTTTTGTCTGGAACGGCTTGGATGATACAGGAAAAGAAGTTAGCTCTGGAGTATATTTATATCGTTTAAGTACTCCCGATTATCAGCAAACCCGTAAAATGTTGCTTGCCAAATAA
- the mreC gene encoding rod shape-determining protein MreC: MLKKNLVPLILIVLSLLMLIGSNESRLKKAGWMGNTVFFPFVRSLKAVETRQELKQEVFSLRKRLAETTLENLALQNELKQYTSAFSIAFDIGEADLVQAEIIGISGQYQELNLIVDKGIGSRIQIDDPVISANGIVGKIIQVSADHSIVLPFSNPRFQLPVMDSRTSVQGILQADISGSIAMNLIKLGSDIAVGDTIVTSNLSRLFPKSYPVGTIKRIRESQDNLFISADINPFTLVENLEHIFILKKAVKNE, from the coding sequence ATGCTGAAGAAGAACCTTGTTCCCCTAATTTTAATAGTCCTTTCGCTGTTAATGCTAATTGGCAGCAATGAAAGTCGCCTTAAAAAAGCCGGCTGGATGGGTAATACGGTTTTCTTTCCGTTTGTAAGGTCTTTGAAAGCAGTGGAAACCAGGCAGGAATTGAAACAGGAGGTCTTTTCTCTGCGTAAAAGATTAGCAGAAACCACTCTGGAAAATTTAGCTCTGCAAAATGAATTGAAGCAGTATACAAGTGCTTTTTCCATAGCTTTTGATATTGGTGAAGCGGATTTGGTGCAGGCAGAAATTATCGGCATTTCCGGTCAATATCAGGAACTTAATCTGATTGTGGATAAAGGAATTGGCTCCAGAATTCAAATTGATGATCCGGTTATTTCTGCTAATGGTATTGTGGGTAAAATAATTCAGGTTTCGGCAGACCATTCTATTGTTCTGCCTTTTTCCAATCCCCGTTTTCAATTGCCTGTAATGGATTCCCGCACTTCCGTCCAGGGAATTTTACAGGCGGATATTAGTGGCTCAATTGCTATGAATTTAATTAAGCTTGGTTCGGATATTGCAGTTGGTGATACAATTGTAACTTCCAATCTTTCGCGTCTTTTTCCCAAATCCTATCCCGTTGGAACAATAAAACGCATTCGGGAATCGCAGGATAATTTATTTATCAGTGCAGATATCAATCCCTTTACTTTGGTGGAAAACCTGGAACATATCTTTATCTTGAAAAAGGCAGTTAAAAATGAGTAA
- a CDS encoding coenzyme F420-0:L-glutamate ligase — MSKSKQTEPIITIGGVKFERIPVKTKILTPQDDIGEVIKEYALPLMQPGDILTISESPLAITQGRAIPVAEIKVSLLAKLLSRFVAKVPYGIGLGAPTSMQCAIEETGVLRILLAAFIGAIGKLLGRKGDFYRVAGMQAALIDAATTSPVPPYTDMVIKGPLHPKEVCEDLHSRFGYEFAVMDINDIGGCWMIGSSPNVSKHFMEKVMKDNPQGQGDELTPFCIVRRVDN; from the coding sequence ATGAGTAAAAGTAAACAAACAGAGCCCATTATCACAATTGGAGGAGTGAAGTTTGAACGCATTCCTGTTAAAACCAAAATCCTAACTCCTCAGGATGATATTGGTGAAGTTATTAAAGAGTATGCCTTGCCTTTAATGCAACCAGGAGATATTTTAACTATCAGTGAAAGCCCTTTGGCTATTACTCAGGGACGTGCTATTCCAGTTGCGGAAATAAAAGTTTCTCTTTTGGCAAAATTGCTTAGTCGCTTTGTTGCCAAGGTTCCTTATGGCATTGGTTTAGGAGCTCCAACCAGTATGCAATGCGCTATTGAAGAAACAGGTGTTCTCAGAATTCTTTTGGCAGCTTTTATTGGAGCAATAGGTAAACTTTTGGGTAGGAAGGGTGATTTTTACAGAGTGGCAGGTATGCAAGCCGCTTTAATTGATGCTGCAACTACTTCTCCTGTTCCACCTTACACGGATATGGTGATTAAAGGTCCTTTGCATCCCAAAGAGGTCTGTGAGGACTTACATTCCCGTTTTGGTTATGAATTTGCCGTTATGGACATTAATGATATTGGCGGTTGTTGGATGATTGGCAGTAGCCCAAATGTCAGTAAACACTTTATGGAAAAAGTAATGAAAGATAATCCTCAAGGTCAGGGTGACGAATTAACTCCTTTTTGCATCGTGCGTAGAGTGGATAACTAA
- the mrdA gene encoding penicillin-binding protein 2 has protein sequence MIKNQTTVTFSLVLAILFLLLAISLFRLQVVEGAKYQRIAESNFVRIRRITATRGEIYDHKYRPIVQNVPSQNLYLTSGKIKNLPDLSKFLERNFGISESELKDLIFKQRFKTYEEILLADNIPYETVLTLSEELNYYPELSFRIGSTRNYLYPNHFTGYVGRINEQEYELYQKEDYSLNSYIGKTGLERYYEVLLRGKDGREIVQVDAQGHSLQLFEEGGYIEPLNGLSLVLTIDNDLQEFVAGIFPEGMKGAIVVSDIRSGGILAYVSKPDYDPNLFMQKISPETWEYLNRAEKPMMDRIIYGTYPPGSVFKPVTAGIGLDRGLVTPETRLAFCAGGLKVGNRFFRCWYSSGHGSTSIVDALRVSCDTYFYDLSLKINLDDFYNYVRDSHLYGRTGIDLPNERQGFFPNTEWYRKTFGKQEGIIGHKVNLAIGQGEVLTTPLQINAFYGAIANNGLWVQPHLLKQTVGRGRLTREQVMPLTKKKLPMKPETLKTIQQGLWSVVNAPGGTGANARINGATIYGKTGSAENVMGRKTHAWFCGYLVTNKPEIVVTVFLENAGGGGAMAAPLTAKIFNYYMGNLEIIKQVAPLPPQFRTAEGIEEEEQEQGIEDSGFLTPETEPSVSQPQEESNVH, from the coding sequence ATGATTAAAAATCAAACGACTGTAACCTTTTCCCTTGTTCTGGCAATTCTTTTTCTTCTTTTGGCTATATCTCTTTTTCGTTTGCAGGTTGTTGAAGGAGCTAAATATCAACGCATTGCGGAAAGCAACTTTGTCCGTATTAGAAGAATAACTGCCACCCGGGGAGAAATTTATGACCATAAATATAGACCTATAGTGCAAAATGTGCCTTCTCAAAATCTCTATTTAACAAGCGGCAAGATAAAGAATTTACCTGATTTAAGCAAATTTCTGGAACGCAATTTCGGCATTTCTGAAAGTGAATTGAAAGACCTCATCTTTAAACAGAGGTTTAAGACCTACGAAGAAATCTTGCTGGCAGATAATATCCCTTATGAAACGGTGCTGACTTTAAGTGAAGAACTGAATTATTATCCGGAGCTTTCCTTTCGCATTGGCTCCACCCGCAATTATCTTTATCCTAATCACTTTACCGGTTATGTAGGAAGGATTAACGAGCAAGAATATGAACTTTATCAGAAAGAGGATTATTCCCTCAATAGCTATATCGGAAAAACAGGTCTGGAACGCTATTACGAAGTTCTTTTACGCGGAAAAGACGGCAGGGAAATTGTTCAGGTAGATGCTCAAGGACATAGTTTACAGCTTTTTGAAGAAGGGGGATATATAGAACCCTTGAATGGGCTTTCTCTTGTGTTGACTATTGATAATGATCTGCAGGAATTTGTTGCCGGTATTTTTCCCGAAGGAATGAAAGGAGCAATTGTTGTAAGTGACATTCGCAGCGGAGGTATTCTTGCTTATGTTAGCAAGCCGGATTATGATCCTAATCTCTTTATGCAAAAAATTTCGCCCGAAACCTGGGAGTATCTGAATCGTGCAGAAAAGCCAATGATGGATAGAATCATCTACGGAACTTATCCTCCGGGTTCCGTTTTTAAACCTGTAACCGCAGGAATCGGTTTGGACAGGGGTTTGGTTACACCGGAAACGCGTTTGGCTTTTTGTGCTGGAGGACTTAAAGTTGGCAACCGTTTTTTCCGTTGTTGGTATAGCAGTGGGCATGGTAGTACCAGTATTGTTGACGCTTTAAGGGTATCCTGTGATACATATTTTTACGATTTGTCGTTGAAGATAAATTTGGACGATTTTTATAACTATGTGCGCGATTCACATTTGTATGGAAGAACAGGGATTGATTTGCCTAATGAAAGGCAGGGTTTTTTTCCCAATACCGAATGGTACAGAAAGACCTTTGGCAAACAGGAAGGTATTATAGGACACAAAGTTAATTTGGCAATTGGCCAGGGAGAAGTGCTAACAACACCTTTACAGATAAATGCCTTTTATGGAGCTATAGCCAATAATGGTTTATGGGTTCAGCCACATTTATTAAAACAAACTGTAGGCAGGGGGCGCCTTACCCGCGAACAGGTTATGCCTTTAACAAAAAAGAAGTTACCTATGAAACCGGAAACCCTGAAAACAATTCAACAGGGTTTATGGTCTGTTGTAAATGCTCCAGGTGGAACAGGAGCTAATGCCAGAATTAACGGAGCCACAATATACGGTAAAACCGGTTCCGCAGAAAATGTGATGGGCAGAAAAACACATGCCTGGTTTTGTGGCTATCTGGTTACAAATAAACCGGAAATTGTAGTTACCGTTTTTTTGGAAAATGCAGGTGGCGGCGGAGCTATGGCTGCTCCTCTAACAGCTAAGATTTTTAACTATTATATGGGTAATCTGGAAATTATTAAACAGGTTGCACCTTTGCCTCCTCAATTCAGAACTGCCGAAGGAATTGAGGAAGAAGAACAGGAACAGGGAATAGAGGATAGCGGATTTTTAACACCGGAAACGGAACCTTCTGTAAGCCAACCCCAGGAAGAGAGTAATGTTCATTAA
- the rodA gene encoding rod shape-determining protein RodA: MFINRKKFDFVLFTLLLLLIIFGCLIIFSASTTVIGGQIHTENNWWKQIIFAFLSLGVILLLLRLPMPIFDLLILPLYILNILALILVFFTPAVSGAHRWFSLGGINLQPSESAKLLTILLVAKVISKENLNEYKQILYGFLLTLLPALLIILEPDFGTTLVFWAALIAMLIAADVPLYFILLIISPVISVISSVWLPAIPFWIAILVILLLKSHLSWVAITVSGIINVFIALITPVFWIGLKDYQQNRILTFMDPTRDPLGAGYQIIQAKIAIGSGSVFGKGWLKGTQKNMKFLPEHHTDFIFSVLGEEFGFIGCMLLLLLFVAFFLRLIHNLGELKVRERKVATAGISAYLMFQTFINIGMNIGLVPATGIPLPFISYGGSNLLVNSIAVGVVLKYLNERGFIK, encoded by the coding sequence ATGTTCATTAACCGAAAAAAGTTTGATTTTGTGCTTTTTACTCTTTTACTGCTGTTGATTATTTTTGGCTGTTTAATTATTTTCAGTGCTTCTACAACGGTTATCGGGGGTCAGATACACACAGAAAACAACTGGTGGAAACAAATTATCTTTGCATTCCTTTCTTTAGGAGTAATTCTTTTGCTGTTACGCCTTCCGATGCCTATTTTTGACCTTCTAATTTTACCGCTTTATATTCTTAATATCCTGGCTTTAATTTTAGTGTTTTTCACGCCTGCAGTGAGTGGAGCTCACCGTTGGTTTTCTTTAGGAGGAATAAATCTTCAGCCCTCGGAAAGTGCCAAATTACTTACCATTTTATTAGTAGCCAAAGTTATTTCCAAAGAGAATTTAAATGAATACAAGCAGATACTTTATGGCTTTTTGTTAACTCTATTGCCTGCTTTGCTTATTATTCTTGAACCTGATTTTGGCACAACTCTTGTTTTTTGGGCAGCGCTAATTGCAATGTTGATTGCAGCGGATGTTCCGCTATATTTTATTCTCTTGATAATCAGTCCGGTTATAAGTGTAATCAGTTCTGTTTGGTTGCCTGCCATTCCTTTTTGGATTGCGATTTTGGTTATTTTATTGTTAAAATCCCATCTTTCCTGGGTAGCGATTACTGTTTCGGGCATCATCAATGTTTTTATAGCTTTGATAACACCTGTGTTTTGGATTGGATTGAAGGATTATCAACAAAATCGGATTTTAACTTTTATGGACCCCACTCGCGATCCTTTAGGAGCGGGTTATCAAATTATTCAAGCCAAAATTGCTATTGGTAGCGGTTCTGTTTTTGGCAAAGGTTGGCTGAAAGGAACGCAAAAGAATATGAAATTTTTACCGGAACATCATACGGATTTTATTTTTTCCGTGTTGGGGGAAGAATTCGGTTTTATCGGTTGTATGCTTTTACTGTTGTTGTTTGTGGCTTTTTTCTTGCGTCTTATTCATAATCTCGGAGAATTGAAGGTGCGCGAAAGAAAAGTTGCCACGGCAGGTATTTCGGCTTATCTTATGTTTCAGACCTTCATCAATATTGGAATGAATATTGGTCTGGTTCCAGCCACGGGGATTCCGTTACCGTTTATAAGTTATGGAGGTTCTAATTTATTAGTAAATTCTATTGCCGTGGGAGTTGTTCTAAAATATTTAAACGAAAGGGGTTTTATTAAATGA